The Hevea brasiliensis isolate MT/VB/25A 57/8 chromosome 1, ASM3005281v1, whole genome shotgun sequence genome has a window encoding:
- the LOC131179344 gene encoding 60S ribosomal protein L2, mitochondrial-like isoform X2 — MLIAVSPLMMKQMVHLDINAQVGTCMPLASMRIGTLIHNIEMNPGQGGKLVRAAGTCAKILKEPTSRYCLVKMPSGAEKLIDSRCRATIGRVSNPSHNTRTLRKAGQSRWLGRRPVVRGVAMNPVDHPHGGGEGRSKSSGSFGRVSQTPWGKPTKCGRNQQRKRNGKFK; from the coding sequence ATGATGAAACAAATGGTTCATCTTGATATCAATGCACAAGTAGGGACTTGCATGCCTCTGGCTTCTATGCGTATTGGAACATTAATTCACAACATTGAGATGAACCCAGGTCAAGGTGGAAAATTGGTTCGAGCTGCAGGAACTTGTGCCAAGATCTTGAAAGAGCCAACATCAAGATATTGTTTGGTGAAAATGCCTTCAGGTGCAGAAAAATTGATTGATTCTCGGTGTCGGGCCACAATTGGCAGAGTATCAAACCCTAGCCATAATACTCGAACGCTTCGGAAAGCTGGGCAGAGCAGATGGTTGGGTCGAAGACCAGTGGTTCGAGGAGTGGCAATGAATCCAGTTGATCATCCTCATGGTGGAGGTGAGGGTCGGAGCAAAAGTAGTGGGTCCTTTGGAAGGGTGTCTCAAACGCCATGGGGCAAGCCAACTAAATGTGGTAGGAATCAACAACGAAAGAGAAATGGCAAATTTAAATGA